In a single window of the Prochlorococcus marinus str. AS9601 genome:
- the ctaD gene encoding cytochrome c oxidase subunit I yields the protein MTISIDPQKTNNESLQPKGWLRYFSFSLDHKVIGIQYLVCGFLFYLIGGTLASAIRIELASPMSDFMPRDVYNQVLTLHGTIMIFLWIVPVVNGAFGNYLIPFYVGARDMAFPRLNAVAFWLIPPSGLMLVASYFVEGAAQAGWTAYPPLSITTPQSGQIIWILSVLLLGGSSIFGGINFIATIIKLRRPGLKLMQLPMYCWAMLGTSLLVVLSTPVLAGTLILLSFDIIANTGFFNPVLGGNVVVYQHLFWFYSHPAVYIMVLPAFGLVSEILPVHARKPLFGYTTMVFSIMGIVVLGLVVWAHHMFTSGTPPWMRLFFTIATAFIAVPTGIKFFNWVATLWGGKISINSAILFSCGFIINFVFGGITGVALAQVPFDIHVHDTYFVVAHFHYIVYGGTVFIIFSSIYHWFPKVTGKMLNEKLGILHFIITFIGFNLCFAPQHWLGLNGMPRRVAEYDPQFQFVNQISSLGALLMAISTIPFLINVIISVRNGKDAGDNPWNALTPEWLTSSPPPVENWEGEAPLVEEPYGYGKEIYEQK from the coding sequence ATGACAATATCAATTGATCCACAAAAAACTAATAATGAAAGCCTTCAACCTAAAGGCTGGCTTAGATACTTTAGTTTTAGCCTTGATCATAAAGTAATTGGGATACAATACTTGGTTTGTGGTTTTCTCTTCTACTTAATAGGAGGAACCTTAGCGAGCGCTATAAGAATTGAACTAGCTAGTCCAATGTCTGATTTCATGCCAAGAGATGTTTATAACCAAGTTTTAACTTTACACGGAACAATAATGATATTCCTGTGGATAGTTCCTGTAGTCAACGGGGCTTTTGGAAATTATTTGATTCCATTTTATGTAGGTGCGAGAGATATGGCATTCCCAAGATTAAATGCAGTAGCTTTTTGGTTAATTCCTCCTTCAGGTTTGATGCTGGTAGCAAGCTATTTTGTTGAGGGTGCTGCTCAGGCTGGATGGACGGCTTATCCTCCTTTGAGCATAACTACGCCTCAATCGGGACAAATTATTTGGATTCTTAGCGTTCTATTACTTGGAGGCAGCTCTATATTTGGTGGAATAAACTTTATAGCGACCATTATCAAATTAAGAAGACCAGGATTAAAACTTATGCAATTGCCAATGTATTGTTGGGCAATGCTTGGAACAAGTCTATTAGTTGTTTTGTCAACTCCTGTTTTAGCAGGCACTTTAATTCTACTTAGCTTCGATATCATTGCTAATACAGGTTTTTTCAATCCTGTTTTAGGTGGCAATGTCGTAGTTTATCAGCATTTATTTTGGTTTTATTCTCATCCAGCTGTGTACATAATGGTCCTTCCTGCCTTTGGATTAGTTAGTGAAATACTTCCTGTACATGCTAGAAAACCACTTTTTGGATATACAACAATGGTTTTTTCAATAATGGGGATAGTAGTTTTAGGTTTAGTTGTTTGGGCGCATCACATGTTTACCAGTGGAACGCCCCCTTGGATGAGATTATTCTTTACTATCGCAACAGCATTTATTGCTGTTCCAACAGGTATAAAATTTTTCAACTGGGTTGCAACATTATGGGGAGGTAAAATTTCCATCAATAGTGCAATACTATTCTCTTGCGGATTTATTATAAATTTTGTTTTTGGAGGTATTACAGGAGTTGCTTTGGCACAGGTACCTTTCGATATTCACGTACATGATACCTATTTCGTTGTAGCCCATTTTCATTACATAGTTTATGGAGGGACTGTTTTTATTATTTTCTCTTCAATTTATCATTGGTTCCCCAAAGTAACTGGAAAAATGCTCAATGAAAAATTAGGAATTTTACATTTTATCATTACCTTTATTGGATTTAACTTGTGCTTTGCTCCTCAACATTGGCTTGGTTTAAATGGAATGCCAAGAAGAGTTGCAGAATATGATCCTCAATTCCAGTTTGTAAATCAAATTAGTAGCCTTGGGGCTCTTTTGATGGCTATAAGTACAATTCCTTTTTTAATAAATGTAATCATTAGCGTGAGGAATGGGAAAGATGCTGGAGATAACCCTTGGAACGCTCTTACACCTGAATGGTTAACATCTTCTCCACCTCCAGTGGAAAATTGGGAAGGAGAA
- the coxB gene encoding cytochrome c oxidase subunit II, with product MLNKNIYLILIISFVFAISFWIGFNVNLLPAEASINAPIYDELFKILFIIGLIIFIGMTIAVIYSLFKFRKRNNQIGDGIALEGNLSLEIVWTIIPSIIVLLIGLYSYNIYDRMGGMKELNHNHDMMSSNSEKIWAGISQTSDNEIAINNLSIEVSAMQFAFLFNYPKGNFISGELHVPVDQKVSMKMESKDVIHAFWVPEFRIKQDIIPGQPTILNFTPTKVGKYPIICAELCGPYHGGMRASIIVEEESDYNEWFNKNKKPEVNL from the coding sequence TTGTTAAATAAAAACATTTATTTAATACTAATTATTTCATTCGTTTTTGCTATATCTTTTTGGATTGGTTTTAATGTAAATTTGCTTCCAGCTGAAGCAAGTATTAATGCACCAATTTACGATGAACTTTTTAAAATTCTTTTCATTATTGGATTAATTATTTTTATAGGTATGACTATAGCTGTTATTTATAGCTTATTTAAGTTCAGAAAAAGAAATAATCAGATAGGAGATGGTATAGCTTTAGAGGGGAATTTAAGCTTAGAAATTGTATGGACAATAATTCCTTCAATAATTGTTTTGTTAATAGGTCTATATAGCTACAACATCTACGATCGAATGGGAGGGATGAAAGAACTAAATCATAACCACGATATGATGAGTTCTAATTCTGAAAAAATATGGGCTGGAATAAGTCAAACTTCTGATAATGAAATAGCAATAAATAATTTATCAATTGAAGTTTCAGCTATGCAATTTGCATTTCTATTCAATTATCCCAAGGGCAATTTCATATCAGGAGAACTACACGTTCCTGTTGATCAAAAAGTATCAATGAAAATGGAATCCAAAGACGTCATTCATGCTTTTTGGGTGCCAGAGTTCAGAATTAAACAGGATATTATTCCTGGTCAGCCTACTATTCTAAATTTCACTCCTACAAAAGTAGGAAAATATCCGATAATTTGCGCAGAATTATGTGGCCCATATCATGGAGGGATGAGAGCCTCAATAATTGTTGAAGAAGAATCTGATTACAACGAATGGTTTAACAAAAATAAAAAACCAGAGGTAAATTTATGA
- a CDS encoding COX15/CtaA family protein, with protein MINNQLYKSKYLTIFKRLGSHSVFALIALIVIGGATRVMEAGLACPDWPLCYGSFLPFKHMNLRVFLEWFHRLDAFLVGILIFFKFALSIIWKNEIPNWLPKTYSLLLFLVIVQGSFGALTVINLLDSYTVTGHLLIAFLLLITTISINQNLENDDIEEPLIWWRLLFFVPLLLTLIQSFIGVRLSSTWSAHICLSFNKQCLILDTHKLFAFPIAFSILLIIAIAIYKRSLLNKNWKYLTTLIFLLFSQITLGVLSLKTNLNEPIFIIGHQLNASLFIAILTTLIFRNPFTKKGLNHSLNPQTVGINS; from the coding sequence TTGATTAATAACCAATTATATAAATCAAAATATCTGACAATTTTTAAAAGGTTGGGAAGTCATAGTGTATTTGCACTTATCGCACTAATCGTAATTGGAGGCGCTACGAGAGTTATGGAGGCAGGACTTGCCTGTCCAGATTGGCCATTATGTTATGGATCTTTTTTGCCTTTTAAACATATGAACCTAAGAGTATTTCTAGAGTGGTTTCATCGTCTAGATGCTTTTCTGGTTGGAATATTAATTTTTTTTAAATTTGCTCTTTCAATTATTTGGAAAAATGAAATTCCAAATTGGTTACCTAAAACTTATTCATTATTACTTTTTCTCGTTATTGTCCAAGGATCCTTTGGTGCTTTAACAGTAATAAACCTGCTTGATTCATATACTGTTACTGGCCATCTTTTAATAGCTTTTCTACTTCTCATTACAACAATTTCAATAAATCAAAATTTAGAAAATGACGACATTGAAGAGCCATTAATTTGGTGGAGATTATTATTTTTTGTTCCTCTTTTACTTACTCTGATTCAATCTTTTATAGGCGTAAGGCTTTCATCAACCTGGTCAGCACATATTTGCTTATCTTTTAATAAACAATGTTTAATTCTAGATACTCATAAATTATTTGCTTTTCCAATTGCTTTCTCAATTTTATTGATTATTGCTATTGCAATTTATAAGAGAAGTTTGCTTAATAAAAATTGGAAATATCTCACAACACTTATTTTTCTCTTATTTTCCCAAATTACTTTGGGTGTTTTAAGTCTTAAAACAAATTTGAATGAACCTATTTTTATTATCGGTCACCAACTTAATGCCTCATTATTTATTGCGATATTAACAACATTAATTTTTAGAAATCCTTTTACCAAAAAAGGTCTAAACCACTCCCTTAATCCCCAAACGGTCGGTATCAACTCATGA
- a CDS encoding heme o synthase, translated as MNSSNLENLNYKSSIRDEVVPSRKKLTLPPWLEVAKPRLIPLLLATTLGGMALTEEWPLSSPKLICTLGGGALAAAAAGALNCLWEMELDKRMTRTSKRALPAGKLSSETVFLAAVSCTLAASMLLVSGVNYLAAGLTLLGLFSYVILYTVILKPRTTKNIVFGGVAGAIPPLVGASAATGHVGLSGWWLFGLVMLWTPAHFWALAILLKDDYASVGIPMLPSVKGSVFTAKAISRYGWATVLMSIMGVFALPEGGLLYGIMLLPFNGRLLQLINELKKSPDDLSRAKSLFRWSILYMFGICLLLLISRTQLSVEFEQQSMQIFLSIVSLLSN; from the coding sequence ATGAACAGTAGTAACTTAGAAAACTTGAACTATAAATCTTCAATTAGGGATGAAGTTGTACCTTCAAGAAAAAAATTAACTTTGCCGCCTTGGCTTGAAGTAGCAAAACCTAGATTAATACCACTTTTACTGGCCACAACTTTAGGAGGAATGGCTTTAACAGAAGAATGGCCTTTGTCTTCCCCGAAACTTATCTGCACTCTAGGAGGAGGCGCTTTGGCAGCAGCAGCAGCAGGAGCTCTTAATTGCTTGTGGGAAATGGAATTAGATAAAAGGATGACAAGAACAAGCAAAAGGGCCTTGCCAGCTGGAAAGTTGTCATCTGAGACTGTATTTTTAGCCGCCGTTTCATGTACTTTGGCAGCTTCGATGCTTTTAGTAAGTGGTGTAAATTATTTGGCTGCGGGTTTAACTCTTCTTGGTTTATTTAGCTACGTAATTTTATATACAGTTATTTTGAAACCTCGTACAACAAAAAACATTGTTTTCGGAGGAGTTGCTGGTGCGATACCACCCTTAGTTGGAGCGTCTGCTGCCACAGGGCATGTAGGTCTTAGTGGTTGGTGGTTGTTTGGTTTAGTAATGTTATGGACCCCAGCTCATTTTTGGGCACTTGCAATTTTGTTGAAGGATGATTACGCATCTGTTGGTATTCCTATGCTCCCTTCTGTTAAAGGATCTGTTTTTACTGCTAAAGCGATTTCCCGTTACGGATGGGCAACAGTTTTAATGAGTATTATGGGAGTCTTTGCTCTACCTGAAGGGGGTCTTTTATACGGAATTATGTTATTGCCATTTAATGGAAGACTTTTGCAATTAATAAATGAATTAAAGAAATCTCCTGATGATCTTTCTAGAGCAAAGTCTCTTTTTAGGTGGTCTATTCTCTACATGTTTGGCATTTGTCTTTTGTTATTAATTTCCAGAACCCAACTATCCGTAGAATTTGAGCAGCAATCTATGCAAATATTTTTATCTATTGTATCCCTGCTTAGTAATTAA
- a CDS encoding ABC transporter ATP-binding protein, which produces MNYIKVKGLSKSYSDINALKNLSIEIEAGTLFGILGPNGAGKSTLIKILATLIEPDSGEVFINNINLIRNSRKIRELIGYVAQDIALDKILTGRELLDFQSDLYHINKNKKFERINKLIDQLEMNDWIDRKCGTYSGGMKRRIDLAAGLLHLPQVLILDEPTVGLDIESRNIIWQLLKDLRNNGMTIILSSHYLDEIDKLADRLVIIDDGRVIAKGTPAELKNKLGGDRVTLKVREFSNQEEAKNICQILSSIDGISQIIINEAQGFSVNFIAEKGKDLLTKLKVELAFSKFEIFSLTQSQPSLDDVYLQATGKTLLDAEISMAGKRDLKKESKQSMR; this is translated from the coding sequence ATGAATTATATAAAAGTTAAAGGGCTCTCAAAATCTTATTCAGATATCAATGCATTAAAAAATTTATCAATAGAAATTGAAGCTGGCACGTTATTCGGAATACTAGGTCCAAATGGTGCTGGCAAATCAACGCTAATAAAAATACTCGCTACTTTAATAGAGCCTGATAGTGGAGAAGTTTTTATAAATAATATTAATCTGATAAGAAATTCAAGGAAAATTAGAGAATTAATTGGTTATGTTGCCCAAGACATTGCACTTGATAAAATATTAACCGGACGAGAGCTTTTGGATTTTCAATCAGATTTATATCACATCAACAAAAATAAAAAATTTGAAAGGATAAATAAATTAATAGATCAATTAGAAATGAATGATTGGATTGATCGTAAGTGCGGAACTTATTCAGGGGGAATGAAAAGAAGAATAGATCTGGCAGCTGGACTTTTACATTTGCCCCAAGTATTAATTTTGGATGAACCTACAGTTGGTTTAGATATTGAAAGTAGAAATATTATATGGCAACTTTTGAAAGATTTGAGAAATAATGGAATGACTATTATTTTAAGTAGTCATTATCTTGATGAAATAGATAAATTGGCAGACAGATTAGTGATAATTGATGATGGAAGAGTAATAGCAAAAGGGACTCCTGCAGAGCTCAAAAATAAATTAGGAGGAGATAGAGTAACTTTGAAAGTAAGAGAATTTAGTAATCAGGAAGAAGCAAAAAATATATGTCAAATTTTATCTTCAATAGATGGAATTAGTCAGATTATCATAAACGAAGCTCAAGGTTTCTCGGTAAATTTTATAGCAGAAAAGGGAAAAGATTTACTTACGAAGCTAAAAGTGGAATTGGCCTTTTCAAAGTTTGAAATTTTTTCTCTTACCCAAAGTCAGCCAAGCTTGGATGATGTGTATCTGCAGGCAACCGGGAAAACATTGTTGGATGCAGAAATTTCTATGGCAGGGAAAAGAGACCTTAAAAAAGAATCAAAGCAATCAATGCGATAA
- a CDS encoding ABC transporter permease, producing MELKEYNLFFLYQETFALTKRLFIQLKRRPSTLLAGILQPIIWLFLFGALFSKAPEGFLPGVDSYGNFLGAGLIVFTAFSGALNSGLPLMFDREFGFLNRLLVAPLTSRLSIVLSSFFYITILSFVQSIVIMVVSYILGYGWPNLYGLGIVFTTLILLVLFVTSISLCLAFVLPGHIELIALIFVINLPLLFASTALAPISFMPNWLGWLASLNPLTFAIEPIRTAYTETMNLELVALHAPYGDLTCKSCISILFSLTVFSLIIIRPLLNRKLN from the coding sequence ATGGAATTAAAAGAATATAATTTATTTTTTTTATATCAAGAAACATTTGCTTTAACAAAAAGATTATTTATCCAATTAAAAAGAAGACCTTCAACTCTTTTAGCTGGAATATTACAACCCATAATTTGGCTTTTTTTATTTGGGGCATTATTCTCTAAAGCTCCTGAGGGTTTTTTACCAGGAGTTGATTCTTATGGGAATTTTTTAGGAGCGGGACTTATTGTTTTTACTGCTTTTAGCGGAGCCCTAAACTCTGGCCTTCCTTTAATGTTTGATAGAGAGTTTGGATTTCTTAATAGATTACTCGTAGCTCCTTTGACCAGTAGATTATCCATAGTTTTATCTTCTTTTTTTTACATAACAATCCTGAGCTTTGTTCAGAGTATTGTAATAATGGTTGTTTCATACATTTTGGGTTATGGATGGCCCAACTTATATGGTCTAGGAATTGTTTTTACAACACTTATTCTATTAGTTCTTTTTGTGACATCAATAAGTTTATGTTTAGCATTTGTTTTGCCTGGACATATTGAATTAATCGCACTTATATTTGTGATAAACTTACCTCTTCTTTTCGCGAGCACTGCTTTAGCTCCAATCTCATTCATGCCAAATTGGCTTGGGTGGTTAGCATCACTAAATCCATTAACTTTTGCGATTGAACCTATTAGGACTGCTTACACAGAAACTATGAATTTAGAATTAGTGGCTTTACATGCCCCATATGGTGATTTAACTTGTAAGAGTTGTATATCAATTTTATTTTCTTTAACAGTTTTTTCCTTGATTATCATAAGGCCTCTGTTAAACAGAAAGTTAAATTAA
- the groL gene encoding chaperonin GroEL (60 kDa chaperone family; promotes refolding of misfolded polypeptides especially under stressful conditions; forms two stacked rings of heptamers to form a barrel-shaped 14mer; ends can be capped by GroES; misfolded proteins enter the barrel where they are refolded when GroES binds) — MAKQLNFSNESREALEKGVNFVANAVKVTIGPKAKNVVIEKKFGSPDIVRDGSTVAKEIEIENPIANLGAKLIEQVASKTKESAGDGTTTATILTQKMVQEGLKNIASGANPMELKKGMEAGLAFVLEKLSSKSISLSGSDIQKVATVSAGGDEEIGSIISKAMDIVTSDGVITVEESQSLETELDITEGMSFDRGYSSPYFVTDQERQVCELENPKILITDQKISTLVDLVPILEEIQKAGSPFLILAEDIEGEALTTLVLNKNSGVLNVASVRAPLFGERRKAALEDIAILTGAKLISEDKSMTLDKVSINDLGKAKKITITKDKTTIVAFEDTKDLVEARVEKLKREVNITESEYDQDKINERIAKLAGGVALIKVGAATETEMKYKKLRIEDSLNATKAAIEEGVVSGGGQTLIEISDDLLNLSETSSDDLRTGINIVKEALLEPTKQIAKNAGFNGDVVVAEIQRLNKGFNANSGQYEDLKDSGILDPTKVIRLALQDSVSIAAMLLTTEVAMADIPEPEAAAPGGPGGDPMGGMGGMGMPGMGGMGMPGMGGMGMPGMGGMGMPGMGGMGMPGMM; from the coding sequence ATGGCTAAACAGTTAAATTTTTCTAATGAATCAAGAGAAGCGCTAGAAAAAGGTGTGAATTTTGTAGCTAATGCAGTAAAGGTTACTATTGGGCCAAAAGCAAAAAACGTTGTAATAGAAAAGAAATTTGGTTCGCCGGATATAGTAAGAGATGGATCTACAGTTGCTAAAGAGATCGAGATTGAAAACCCTATTGCTAATTTAGGTGCGAAATTAATAGAACAAGTCGCATCCAAGACAAAAGAGAGTGCTGGTGATGGGACAACAACAGCAACCATTTTGACTCAGAAGATGGTTCAGGAGGGATTAAAAAATATTGCTTCTGGTGCCAACCCTATGGAGTTAAAAAAAGGTATGGAAGCAGGCCTAGCTTTTGTCTTAGAAAAATTAAGTTCCAAAAGTATTTCATTAAGTGGTTCTGACATCCAAAAAGTTGCAACAGTTAGTGCTGGAGGTGATGAAGAAATTGGATCTATAATTTCGAAAGCAATGGATATTGTTACTTCAGATGGTGTAATAACTGTTGAAGAATCTCAATCATTAGAAACAGAATTAGATATAACTGAAGGAATGTCTTTTGATAGAGGTTATAGTTCTCCATATTTCGTAACAGACCAAGAAAGACAAGTTTGTGAACTTGAAAACCCTAAAATATTAATAACTGATCAAAAAATCTCAACTTTAGTTGATCTAGTTCCAATACTTGAAGAAATTCAAAAGGCGGGCTCACCTTTTCTAATTCTTGCTGAAGATATTGAAGGAGAGGCTTTAACTACTCTGGTTTTGAATAAGAATAGTGGGGTTTTAAATGTAGCTTCCGTGAGAGCTCCTTTATTTGGTGAGAGAAGAAAAGCTGCCCTTGAAGATATTGCAATTCTTACAGGGGCTAAGTTAATTAGCGAAGATAAATCGATGACACTTGATAAAGTATCTATTAATGATTTAGGCAAAGCAAAAAAAATAACTATCACAAAGGATAAAACTACAATTGTTGCCTTCGAAGACACTAAAGATTTAGTTGAAGCGCGAGTAGAGAAATTAAAGAGAGAAGTTAACATAACTGAATCTGAGTATGATCAGGACAAAATCAATGAAAGGATAGCCAAACTAGCCGGAGGAGTAGCTCTTATCAAAGTAGGAGCTGCTACAGAAACAGAGATGAAATATAAAAAGTTGAGAATTGAAGATTCCCTTAATGCTACGAAAGCTGCTATTGAAGAGGGTGTTGTTTCTGGAGGAGGACAAACTTTAATTGAAATATCAGATGACCTTTTAAATTTAAGTGAAACATCTTCAGATGATTTAAGAACAGGGATAAATATAGTTAAAGAAGCCCTTTTGGAACCTACCAAACAAATAGCAAAAAATGCTGGTTTTAATGGTGATGTAGTTGTCGCTGAAATTCAAAGGCTTAACAAAGGCTTTAATGCTAATTCAGGACAATATGAGGATTTAAAAGATTCAGGAATATTAGATCCAACCAAAGTAATAAGATTAGCTCTTCAAGATTCAGTATCTATTGCAGCTATGCTCCTCACAACAGAAGTTGCGATGGCAGACATTCCAGAGCCTGAAGCCGCGGCCCCTGGAGGACCAGGTGGAGATCCAATGGGAGGAATGGGTGGCATGGGAATGCCAGGAATGGGTGGCATGGGAATGCCGGGTATGGGTGGCATGGGAATGCCGGGTATGGGTGGCATGGGAATGCCAGGAATGGGTGGCATGGGAATGCCGGGTATGATGTAA
- the fabG gene encoding 3-oxoacyl-[acyl-carrier-protein] reductase, which produces MSNTDSLSGKVALITGASRGIGKEIALELSRLGAEVFINYSSSDEKAEEVVNSIKNSGGKAHKLKFDVSREDSVSSAFEEIIKINGSIDILINNAGITRDGLLMRMKSEQWDDVLNTNLKGVFLCTKYASKFMMKKRSGSIVNISSVVGIIGNPGQANYSAAKAGVIGFTKTCAKEFASRGINVNAIAPGFIETEMTEKLNTEEILKVIPLGKLGSCTQIANLVSFLVSSNAGSYITGQTISIDGGMSI; this is translated from the coding sequence ATGTCCAATACAGATTCATTATCAGGCAAAGTTGCTTTAATCACTGGAGCTAGCAGAGGAATTGGTAAAGAAATTGCTTTAGAACTAAGCCGCTTAGGAGCAGAAGTTTTTATTAATTACTCTTCTTCTGATGAAAAAGCTGAAGAAGTTGTAAATTCAATAAAAAATTCGGGAGGTAAAGCTCATAAATTAAAATTTGATGTATCAAGAGAGGATTCTGTAAGTTCAGCCTTTGAAGAAATCATAAAAATCAATGGCTCCATTGATATTCTTATTAACAATGCTGGTATTACTAGAGATGGACTGTTGATGAGAATGAAATCAGAACAATGGGATGATGTATTAAATACAAACTTAAAAGGAGTTTTTCTTTGTACAAAATATGCTTCAAAATTTATGATGAAAAAAAGAAGTGGTAGTATCGTTAATATTTCATCTGTTGTTGGAATAATTGGTAATCCCGGTCAAGCAAATTATTCTGCAGCTAAAGCTGGAGTTATTGGATTCACCAAAACTTGTGCTAAAGAATTTGCTTCAAGAGGTATAAACGTAAATGCAATAGCTCCAGGCTTTATAGAAACAGAAATGACTGAAAAACTTAATACTGAAGAGATACTTAAAGTTATCCCTTTAGGGAAATTAGGAAGTTGTACTCAAATTGCAAACTTAGTGTCATTCTTAGTTTCAAGTAATGCTGGAAGTTACATTACAGGGCAAACAATAAGTATAGACGGAGGTATGAGTATTTAA
- the ispD gene encoding 2-C-methyl-D-erythritol 4-phosphate cytidylyltransferase encodes MHFLIPAAGSGSRMKAGKNKLLIDLEGESLIYWTLKSVLSANSTNWVGIIGQPKDKNLLLNSAKDFAQKVHWINGGDTRQQSVFNGLEALPKDAKKVLIHDGARCLINPELIDLCAKQLDENEAVILATKVTDTIKIVDKEGFIKETPDRNYLWAAQTPQGFLVDRLKKAHKMAIDKKWKVTDDASLFEILNWKVKIIEGTYSNIKITSPIDLKIAKLFVKNP; translated from the coding sequence GTGCACTTTTTAATACCAGCTGCAGGGAGTGGTAGCAGAATGAAAGCTGGAAAAAATAAATTACTTATTGATTTAGAGGGAGAGTCTTTGATTTATTGGACGCTTAAATCCGTACTTTCTGCAAACTCAACAAACTGGGTTGGAATAATTGGGCAACCGAAAGATAAAAATTTATTATTAAATTCAGCAAAGGATTTTGCCCAAAAAGTTCATTGGATTAATGGTGGTGACACCAGACAACAGTCAGTTTTTAATGGTTTAGAAGCGTTACCAAAAGATGCTAAAAAAGTTTTAATACATGATGGTGCTAGATGTCTAATTAATCCTGAATTGATAGACCTTTGTGCCAAGCAATTAGATGAAAATGAAGCTGTAATTTTGGCTACTAAGGTAACTGACACAATAAAGATTGTTGATAAAGAAGGTTTTATTAAAGAAACACCAGATAGAAATTATTTATGGGCAGCGCAAACTCCTCAGGGCTTTTTAGTAGATAGATTAAAAAAAGCTCATAAGATGGCAATTGATAAAAAATGGAAAGTCACAGATGATGCCTCACTATTCGAAATACTTAATTGGAAAGTGAAGATTATTGAAGGAACTTATTCAAATATAAAAATTACATCCCCTATAGATTTGAAAATAGCAAAACTTTTTGTGAAGAACCCCTAG
- a CDS encoding LD-carboxypeptidase, whose amino-acid sequence MVSRLQKGDLIDILAPGSFIDEEENFQKGIEILKNWGLEINENNSLSKKFGYFAGDDSTRFEELEKAQNSKLIIFAKGGWGSARVLEKEPSWQNGLMLGFSDTCSLLLSKYSQGFLGSIHGPMVTGLFKEPEWSLERLRNLLFEGYVEDIRGIPLRGGKAKGEIIVSNLTIATFLIGTPHFPDCKGKIIIFEDINEDIYKIDRMLTYLRMTKTLTEIAGIGFGSFSNVSYDLEWKDLLKNCIIERLKEFDFPILFDLPIGHISGNACIPLGYEATLNGDDGILSIYTSF is encoded by the coding sequence ATGGTTTCCAGATTACAAAAAGGTGATCTAATAGATATTTTAGCTCCAGGCTCTTTTATTGATGAAGAGGAAAATTTTCAAAAAGGCATAGAAATCTTAAAAAACTGGGGGTTGGAAATTAATGAAAATAATTCCCTGTCAAAAAAATTTGGTTATTTTGCAGGTGATGATTCTACTAGATTTGAAGAACTGGAAAAAGCACAAAATAGTAAGCTAATCATTTTTGCAAAAGGAGGTTGGGGTTCAGCAAGAGTATTAGAAAAAGAACCTTCTTGGCAGAATGGTTTAATGCTTGGATTCTCAGATACATGTTCTTTATTACTATCTAAATATTCTCAAGGATTTTTAGGTTCTATTCATGGGCCTATGGTTACTGGCCTTTTTAAAGAGCCAGAGTGGAGTCTTGAGAGATTAAGAAATTTACTTTTTGAGGGATATGTTGAGGACATAAGAGGAATACCTTTAAGAGGTGGGAAAGCTAAAGGAGAAATTATCGTTTCTAACTTAACTATTGCCACTTTTTTAATTGGTACTCCTCACTTTCCAGATTGCAAAGGGAAAATAATAATTTTTGAAGATATTAATGAAGATATTTATAAAATAGATCGCATGTTGACTTACCTCAGGATGACTAAAACACTTACTGAAATTGCGGGTATTGGGTTCGGAAGTTTTTCTAATGTTTCCTACGACCTTGAATGGAAAGATTTACTAAAAAACTGCATTATTGAAAGACTCAAAGAATTTGATTTTCCTATTCTTTTTGACCTCCCAATAGGTCACATATCGGGAAATGCTTGCATTCCTTTAGGATACGAAGCCACTTTAAATGGTGATGATGGCATTCTTAGTATCTATACATCTTTTTAA